A portion of the Stigmatopora argus isolate UIUO_Sarg chromosome 15, RoL_Sarg_1.0, whole genome shotgun sequence genome contains these proteins:
- the zfp36l1a gene encoding mRNA decay activator protein ZFP36L1a, whose amino-acid sequence MTTAVVSPFFDFEAINKNKKLLGFNGNLAAPHTNISGALLDRKAVGSPAAYQRRHSVSSGSAKFNQNQFLNSLKAAEHSPLISGLGGGGGGNKENHLRLRDRSFSETGERLLQKCLGPASPTGGQVNSSRYKTELCRPFEENGACKYGDKCQFAHGIHELRSLSRHPKYKTELCRTFHTIGFCPYGPRCHFIHNAEERRGPPLKSSNGSNPSPSGEMERPRLHHSYSFAGFPSSAGLRDSPTSVTPPPMFFPDEVADWPSSNPFTYSSQELANLFGPSLGGTPLCPEPINGAPPSPTNRPYYFRPMLESPQMFESPSSPQDSLSDQEGYQSSSGSSLSGSESPTLDTTRRLPIFSRLSISDD is encoded by the exons ATGACCACAGCTGTGGTGTCGCCTTTCTTCGACTTCGAAGCAATCAATAAG AACAAGAAGTTGCTGGGTTTCAATGGCAACCTGGCCGCCCCACACACCAACATTTCCGGCGCCCTGCTGGACAGGAAGGCTGTGGGCTCCCCCGCAGCGTACCAGCGGCGACACTCGGTCAGCAGCGGCAGCGCAAAGTTCAACCAGAACCAGTTCCTCAACAGCCTTAAGGCGGCGGAGCATTCGCCGCTCATCTCGGGGctgggtggcggcggcggcggcaacaaAGAAAACCACCTGCGGCTGCGCGACCGTTCCTTCTCCGAGACGGGCGAGCGTCTCCTGCAAAAGTGCCTGGGCCCGGCCAGCCCCACCGGCGGCCAGGTGAACTCCAGTCGCTACAAGACGGAGCTTTGCCGGCCCTTCGAGGAAAACGGCGCCTGCAAGTACGGAGACAAGTGCCAGTTTGCGCACGGCATCCACGAACTGCGCAGCCTCAGCCGCCACCCCAAGTACAAGACGGAGCTCTGCCGCACCTTCCACACCATCGGCTTCTGCCCCTACGGGCCCCGCTGCCATTTCATCCACAACGCCGAGGAGCGGCGCGGACCGCCGCTCAAGTCCAGCAACGGCTCGAACCCGTCTCCCTCCGGGGAGATGGAACGGCCCCGGCTGCATCACAGCTACAGCTTCGCCGGCTTCCCCAGCTCGGCGGGCCTCCGCGACAGCCCCACGTCCGTCACCCCGCCGCCCATGTTCTTCCCGGACGAGGTCGCGGATTGGCCCAGCAGCAACCCCTTCACCTACTCCAGCCAGGAGTTGGCCAACCTGTTTGGGCCCAGCCTGGGCGGCACCCCCCTGTGCCCCGAGCCCATCAACGGGGCGCCTCCTTCCCCCACCAACAGGCCTTACTACTTCCGACCCATGCTGGAGTCGCCCCAGATGTTCGAGTCCCCGTCCAGCCCCCAAGACTCCCTCTCGGACCAGGAGGGCTACCAGAGCAGCTCCGGCAGCAGCTTGAGTGGCTCCGAGTCCCCCACGCTGGACACCACCCGGCGACTCCCCATTTTCAGCCGCCTCTCTATCTCAGACGACTAG